Proteins encoded in a region of the Methylobacterium radiotolerans JCM 2831 genome:
- a CDS encoding MFS transporter has protein sequence MSAHDRSGWAVFGIGDFRLFGSARFLTGLAYQMQAVAIGWFVYDLTHSALALGLVGLAGFLPAVLCALITGHVADAYDRRLVGGAAFALQSAASLGLLACALTGVHSVWPIYALVIVVGTARAFANPALQALLPTLVPGPQFSSAIAWNASLWQSASVMGPALGGFLYALGPGVVFGLAGGSFALASVLTLLIRFRPAAVSERPPITWAALSAGIDYIRSQPVVLGAISLDLFTVLLGGATALLPIYAAEVLHVGPLGLGALRSMPAFGAVAMAVLLANYPLRRHAGVRMLRAAAVFGAATVAFGLSTSLPLSMACLFVTGAADMISVYVRQTFVQGETPDAMRGRVSAVNTVFIGASNELGEFESGLLAAAIGAVPAVVVGGAATVGVALLWGKLFPALRARDRLMVQG, from the coding sequence ATGTCCGCGCACGATCGTTCCGGCTGGGCCGTCTTCGGCATCGGCGACTTCCGCCTGTTCGGCTCGGCGCGGTTCCTCACGGGCCTCGCCTACCAGATGCAGGCCGTGGCGATCGGCTGGTTCGTCTACGACCTGACCCATTCCGCCCTGGCGCTGGGCCTCGTGGGCCTCGCGGGCTTCCTGCCGGCGGTTCTGTGCGCGCTGATCACCGGCCACGTCGCGGACGCCTACGACCGGCGCCTCGTCGGTGGCGCCGCCTTCGCCCTGCAGAGCGCGGCGAGCCTCGGGCTCCTCGCCTGCGCCCTCACGGGCGTGCACTCCGTCTGGCCGATCTACGCCCTCGTCATCGTCGTGGGCACGGCCCGGGCTTTCGCCAATCCGGCCCTGCAGGCGCTGCTGCCGACCCTGGTGCCCGGACCGCAATTCAGCTCGGCGATCGCGTGGAACGCGTCCCTCTGGCAGAGCGCGTCCGTGATGGGGCCGGCGCTCGGCGGCTTCCTCTACGCCCTCGGTCCCGGGGTCGTGTTCGGCCTGGCAGGGGGCAGCTTCGCCCTGGCCAGCGTCCTGACCCTGCTGATCCGCTTCCGGCCGGCGGCGGTGAGCGAGCGGCCGCCGATCACCTGGGCGGCGCTGTCGGCCGGCATCGACTACATCCGCTCGCAGCCGGTGGTGCTCGGGGCGATCAGCCTCGACCTGTTCACGGTGCTGCTCGGCGGCGCCACGGCGCTCCTGCCGATCTACGCGGCGGAGGTGCTGCATGTCGGGCCCCTGGGCCTGGGCGCGCTGCGGAGCATGCCGGCCTTCGGGGCGGTCGCCATGGCGGTGCTGCTGGCGAACTACCCCCTGCGGCGCCACGCGGGCGTGCGCATGCTCCGCGCCGCCGCGGTGTTCGGGGCCGCCACGGTCGCGTTCGGGCTGTCGACGTCGCTGCCGCTGTCGATGGCCTGCCTGTTCGTCACGGGCGCCGCCGACATGATCTCGGTCTACGTGCGCCAGACCTTCGTGCAGGGCGAGACGCCGGACGCGATGCGCGGCCGCGTCTCGGCGGTGAACACGGTGTTCATCGGCGCCTCGAACGAGCTCGGCGAGTTCGAATCGGGGCTGCTGGCCGCCGCGATCGGCGCGGTCCCGGCGGTGGTGGTCGGCGGCGCCGCGACGGTCGGGGTCGCGCTGCTCTGGGGCAAGCTCTTCCCGGCGTTGCGGGCCCGCGACCGGCTGATGGTGCAGGGATAG
- a CDS encoding DUF4142 domain-containing protein — protein sequence MKKLTLAVLGLSVAAISAPAFAQDALPIRVLPFANQDGVGAAATETPAFRAEALRSDAASIEASRIALQRSRNPQVRNYANRVLVERKATTDALLPPNTSLTRNGSVVSDNQGIRTDLSNPVGLVLAPVTVAANIGTGIVGGALGAVGIVDNSPAEPGRRVALGERGQARLAQLQAAPNGRAFDRTYIDQQARSDARTLALYDAYAKQGDNAQGRKFATEALPYIADEHAHSATIAARIGG from the coding sequence ATGAAGAAGCTCACGCTCGCCGTTCTCGGCCTGTCCGTCGCCGCGATCTCGGCGCCCGCCTTCGCGCAGGACGCCCTGCCGATCCGCGTGCTGCCCTTCGCCAACCAGGACGGCGTCGGCGCCGCCGCGACCGAGACGCCCGCCTTCCGGGCCGAGGCGCTCCGTTCGGACGCCGCCAGCATCGAGGCGAGCCGCATCGCCCTTCAGCGGTCGCGCAACCCGCAGGTCCGCAACTACGCCAACCGCGTCCTCGTCGAGCGCAAGGCGACCACGGACGCGCTGCTGCCGCCGAACACCTCCCTGACCCGCAACGGCTCGGTGGTCTCCGACAACCAGGGCATCCGCACCGACCTGAGCAACCCGGTGGGCCTCGTGCTCGCGCCGGTGACGGTGGCCGCCAACATCGGCACCGGGATCGTCGGCGGCGCCCTCGGCGCGGTCGGCATCGTCGACAACAGCCCGGCCGAGCCGGGCCGTCGCGTCGCCCTCGGCGAGCGCGGCCAGGCGCGGCTGGCGCAGCTCCAGGCGGCCCCGAACGGCCGGGCCTTCGACCGGACCTACATCGATCAGCAGGCCCGCTCGGACGCCCGCACCCTGGCGCTCTACGACGCCTACGCCAAGCAGGGCGACAACGCCCAGGGTCGCAAGTTCGCCACCGAGGCCCTGCCGTACATTGCCGACGAGCACGCCCACTCGGCAACCATCGCGGCCCGCATCGGCGGCTGA
- a CDS encoding GGDEF domain-containing protein, with translation MQIVIVDSSRVVLQIIASLIEPRGHAVHPFTDSERALEFLAATPAVRVLITSLEVRPLCGLELCWSARLLAESRGPLHVITMSSARNVRSLAEALDSGADDFIEKPPSAEELNARLRAAERLTTMQEELIRLAETDPLTGSYNRRAFFNRARAAVAQDPRPDAVSAILLDIDHFKRINDEHGHDVGDVAIKAVADLISGSGIAGRLGGEEFAVILPGRDLGEAVAHAERLRGDVQALRIRGAKGPIALSCSFGVSTWRDGDSVEALVKRADVALYAAKGGGRNRVVPDQGAGVHAVAG, from the coding sequence ATGCAGATCGTCATCGTCGACTCGAGCCGCGTTGTGCTGCAGATCATCGCGTCCCTCATCGAGCCGCGCGGCCACGCGGTGCACCCCTTCACGGATTCGGAGCGGGCGCTGGAATTCCTGGCGGCGACGCCGGCGGTCCGTGTCCTCATCACCAGCCTGGAGGTGCGGCCGCTCTGCGGACTCGAACTCTGCTGGTCGGCACGGCTGCTCGCGGAATCCCGCGGGCCGCTGCACGTCATCACCATGTCGTCGGCGCGCAACGTCCGCAGCCTCGCCGAGGCCCTCGACAGCGGCGCGGACGACTTCATCGAGAAGCCGCCGAGCGCCGAGGAGCTGAACGCGCGCCTGCGCGCGGCCGAGCGCCTGACCACCATGCAGGAGGAACTGATCCGCCTCGCCGAGACGGATCCGCTGACCGGCTCCTACAACCGGCGCGCCTTCTTCAACCGCGCGCGCGCCGCCGTGGCGCAGGACCCGCGGCCGGACGCCGTCTCGGCCATCCTCCTCGACATCGATCACTTCAAGCGCATCAACGACGAGCACGGGCACGATGTCGGCGACGTGGCGATCAAGGCCGTGGCCGACTTGATCTCCGGCTCCGGGATCGCCGGACGCCTCGGCGGCGAGGAATTCGCCGTCATCCTCCCGGGGCGCGACCTCGGGGAGGCCGTGGCGCATGCCGAGCGCCTGCGCGGCGACGTCCAGGCCCTGCGGATCCGCGGGGCCAAGGGTCCGATCGCGCTGAGCTGCAGCTTCGGCGTCAGCACGTGGCGTGACGGCGACAGCGTCGAGGCCCTGGTCAAGCGGGCGGACGTCGCGCTCTACGCGGCCAAGGGCGGCGGCCGGAACCGGGTGGTCCCGGATCAGGGCGCGGGCGTCCACGCCGTCGCGGGCTGA
- the ruvB gene encoding Holliday junction branch migration DNA helicase RuvB — MSKPKPPTNALLTPEKRTDDVDQTIRPLSLSEFIGQRAARANMQVFIEAAKKTGQALDHVLFVGPPGLGKTTLAQIVARELGVNFRSTSGPVIAKAGDLAAQLTNLEERDVLFIDEIHRLNPAVEEILYPAMEDYQLDLIIGEGPAARSVKIELPKFTLVGATTRAGLLTTPLRDRFGIPIRLEFYEIDELEQIVARGARVLGLGMSAEGANEIARRARGTPRIAGRLLRRVRDFAVVAEAETVTRAIADRALQLLDVDGAGLDVMDRKYLSLIARAFGGGPVGIETIGAALSEPRDAIEDIIEPYLIQRGFVQRTPRGRVLTRHAYRHMQIPEPTRETPGQFGFFGDEEP; from the coding sequence ATGAGCAAGCCGAAGCCTCCGACCAACGCGCTCCTGACGCCGGAGAAGCGCACCGACGACGTGGATCAGACGATCCGCCCTCTGAGCCTGTCGGAGTTCATCGGTCAGCGTGCGGCACGTGCGAACATGCAGGTGTTCATCGAGGCTGCGAAGAAGACCGGTCAGGCGCTCGACCACGTGCTGTTCGTCGGTCCGCCGGGGCTGGGCAAGACGACGCTGGCCCAGATCGTGGCGCGCGAGCTGGGCGTGAACTTCCGCTCGACCTCCGGGCCGGTGATCGCCAAGGCCGGCGACCTGGCCGCGCAGCTCACCAACCTGGAGGAGCGCGACGTCCTGTTCATCGACGAGATCCACCGGCTCAACCCGGCGGTCGAGGAGATCCTCTACCCGGCCATGGAAGACTACCAGCTCGACCTGATCATCGGCGAGGGCCCGGCGGCGCGCTCGGTCAAGATCGAGCTGCCGAAGTTCACCCTGGTCGGCGCCACGACGCGGGCGGGGCTGCTGACGACGCCGCTGCGCGACCGGTTCGGGATCCCGATCCGGCTGGAGTTCTACGAGATCGACGAGCTGGAGCAGATCGTGGCGCGCGGCGCGCGGGTCCTGGGCTTGGGCATGTCGGCGGAGGGCGCCAACGAGATCGCCCGGCGGGCCCGGGGCACGCCGCGGATCGCGGGGCGGCTGTTGCGGCGGGTGCGGGATTTCGCGGTCGTGGCGGAGGCCGAGACGGTGACGCGGGCGATCGCCGACCGGGCGCTGCAGCTCCTGGACGTGGACGGGGCGGGTCTGGACGTGATGGACCGCAAGTACCTGAGCCTGATCGCGCGCGCGTTCGGGGGCGGCCCGGTGGGGATCGAGACCATCGGCGCGGCCTTGTCGGAGCCGCGCGACGCCATCGAGGACATCATCGAGCCCTACCTGATCCAGCGCGGCTTCGTGCAGCGCACGCCCCGCGGCCGCGTCCTCACACGACACGCGTACCGGCACATGCAGATCCCGGAACCGACGCGCGAGACCCCCGGGCAGTTCGGCTTCTTCGGCGACGAGGAGCCGTGA
- a CDS encoding HpcH/HpaI aldolase family protein, which yields MTLPVPSLPDLLPTGPARFLGWSMIADPMLAGFLARAGFDAVLLDQQHGTYDYKSSCAAITEVALAGKSSLVRVPVGDFAMVSRMLDAGAAGIVAPMINTVADAEALAAAAKFPPVGQRSWGPDRAMWLSGLRNGADYLAGANDRALTIAMCETEAGIADLEAILAVPGIDGVLVGPADLSIALSKGAVIDPLGSAVTAALGEIARKTRAAGKIPCAFAPSPARAREMVGMGYQLVSVEYDALTIVNAFARVLCEADPSRAG from the coding sequence ATGACCCTCCCCGTTCCCAGCCTGCCCGATCTGCTCCCCACCGGTCCGGCCCGGTTCCTGGGCTGGTCCATGATCGCCGACCCGATGCTGGCCGGCTTCCTGGCGCGCGCGGGATTCGACGCCGTCCTGCTGGACCAGCAGCACGGCACCTACGACTACAAATCGTCCTGTGCGGCGATCACCGAGGTCGCCCTCGCGGGCAAATCGAGCCTCGTGCGCGTGCCGGTGGGCGACTTCGCCATGGTCTCGCGGATGCTCGACGCGGGCGCCGCCGGAATCGTGGCGCCGATGATCAACACCGTCGCGGATGCCGAGGCCCTGGCCGCCGCCGCGAAGTTCCCGCCGGTGGGCCAGCGGAGCTGGGGACCGGACCGGGCCATGTGGCTCTCGGGGCTCCGGAACGGCGCGGACTACCTCGCGGGCGCCAACGACCGGGCGCTCACGATCGCCATGTGCGAGACCGAGGCGGGGATCGCCGACCTGGAGGCGATCCTCGCCGTGCCGGGCATCGACGGGGTGCTGGTCGGGCCCGCCGACCTGTCGATCGCCCTGTCGAAGGGGGCGGTCATCGACCCCCTAGGATCGGCGGTGACGGCGGCCCTCGGCGAGATCGCGCGCAAGACGCGGGCGGCGGGCAAGATTCCCTGCGCCTTCGCGCCGTCGCCGGCGCGGGCCCGGGAGATGGTCGGGATGGGCTACCAGCTGGTCTCGGTCGAGTACGACGCCCTGACGATCGTCAACGCCTTCGCCCGGGTCCTCTGCGAGGCCGACCCGTCGCGGGCCGGCTGA
- a CDS encoding LuxR C-terminal-related transcriptional regulator gives MSTAVGVLILDEPEDLSATVRATLEHMPEFHTIGEADLDRADAGSSVALVFLDEIRLADGIARIVALKERQPALRTLVAFGALTADDLRALLAAGADAFVARSKSPRELGAALLALAEGSDVLVPSEQPVAMPPEAGESLGLTPREAEVLRFLSSGFSNKEVARRLALSVRTVETHRLNLRRKTQTGRLKDLVSLARQLGLAPVVDSGDQVRRGTDSRSSGNDNQSRH, from the coding sequence ATGAGTACGGCCGTTGGCGTCCTGATCCTGGATGAGCCGGAGGACCTGAGCGCGACGGTTCGCGCCACCCTCGAGCACATGCCCGAATTCCACACCATCGGCGAGGCCGATCTCGACCGCGCCGACGCCGGCAGCAGCGTCGCCCTGGTCTTCCTCGACGAGATCCGGCTGGCCGACGGGATCGCCCGCATCGTCGCCCTGAAGGAGCGTCAACCGGCGCTCCGCACGCTGGTCGCCTTCGGTGCCCTCACGGCGGACGACCTCCGCGCCCTGCTGGCCGCGGGCGCCGACGCCTTCGTGGCGCGCTCCAAGTCGCCGCGCGAGCTCGGCGCGGCACTGCTCGCCCTCGCGGAGGGCTCCGACGTCCTGGTCCCGTCGGAGCAGCCGGTGGCGATGCCGCCGGAGGCGGGCGAGAGCCTCGGGCTGACGCCCCGCGAGGCGGAGGTCCTGCGCTTCCTCAGCTCCGGGTTCAGCAACAAGGAGGTCGCGCGGCGGCTGGCGCTCAGCGTGCGCACGGTGGAGACCCACCGGCTTAACCTGCGGCGCAAGACCCAGACCGGCCGGCTGAAGGACCTGGTCTCGCTGGCCCGCCAGCTGGGCCTGGCCCCCGTGGTCGACTCCGGCGACCAGGTCCGGCGCGGCACCGACAGCCGCTCCTCGGGCAACGACAACCAATCCCGGCACTGA
- the tolA gene encoding cell envelope integrity protein TolA, whose product MEFRFDRKEPGVWISAGTHVALLALALVSVAAPALPEAQEGVPVEVITENQFSEITKGERQADKPMPNATSRADRKAEKFEDREPENAKQDAPTAPTRTAEMKLANADEMPLRGEPDPQEAAQAAKAAEKAAQEKRDAEKAAAKAAEKAAEKAAEKAAAEKAAAAKAEAKAKAEAVAKAEAEKREQLEKLIEKQEAEAAAAAQKAAAAKKAEAAKEAAKEAAKKAADAKAKAEAEAERQKEIAEAKAEAEREKAEAAAKAKAEAAKAEAAAKAEAAAKAKAKAMADAKAKADAEAKARKQAELADKFNAGDIRSMLASKAPSQSTGATGHAVQKVAALGAATGNAQRLSPSLRDALVGLLQQQIERCYSAPPGAAQGVVLPVLDIRLNPNGSLSTEPRIMRGGASAVDQSIAQAALRAVRRCAPYNIPATYAPYYNDWKAINAEFEFTAT is encoded by the coding sequence GTGGAGTTCCGCTTCGACCGCAAGGAACCGGGTGTCTGGATCTCCGCCGGCACCCACGTCGCGCTCCTCGCGCTGGCGCTGGTCAGTGTCGCGGCCCCGGCCCTGCCGGAGGCCCAGGAGGGCGTGCCCGTCGAGGTGATCACCGAGAACCAGTTCTCCGAGATCACCAAGGGCGAGCGTCAGGCCGACAAGCCGATGCCGAACGCCACGTCGCGGGCCGACCGCAAGGCGGAGAAGTTCGAGGATCGCGAGCCCGAGAATGCCAAGCAGGACGCGCCCACCGCGCCGACCCGCACGGCCGAGATGAAGCTCGCCAACGCGGACGAGATGCCGCTGCGCGGCGAGCCCGACCCGCAGGAGGCGGCCCAGGCCGCCAAGGCGGCGGAGAAGGCGGCGCAGGAGAAGCGCGACGCCGAGAAGGCCGCCGCCAAGGCGGCCGAGAAGGCAGCAGAGAAGGCGGCCGAGAAGGCCGCGGCGGAGAAGGCTGCCGCCGCCAAGGCCGAGGCGAAGGCCAAGGCCGAGGCCGTCGCGAAGGCCGAGGCCGAGAAGCGCGAGCAGCTCGAGAAGCTGATCGAGAAGCAGGAAGCCGAGGCCGCGGCGGCCGCCCAGAAGGCCGCCGCCGCGAAGAAGGCCGAAGCCGCCAAGGAGGCGGCCAAGGAGGCGGCCAAGAAGGCCGCCGACGCGAAGGCCAAGGCCGAGGCGGAAGCCGAGCGCCAGAAGGAGATCGCGGAGGCCAAGGCCGAAGCCGAGCGCGAGAAGGCGGAGGCCGCCGCCAAGGCGAAGGCGGAGGCCGCCAAGGCCGAGGCGGCCGCCAAAGCCGAGGCCGCCGCCAAGGCGAAGGCGAAGGCCATGGCGGACGCGAAGGCCAAGGCCGACGCCGAGGCCAAGGCACGCAAGCAGGCCGAGCTCGCCGACAAGTTCAACGCGGGCGACATCCGCTCGATGCTCGCCTCGAAGGCGCCGTCGCAGTCGACCGGCGCCACCGGCCACGCGGTGCAGAAGGTGGCGGCGCTCGGCGCCGCGACCGGCAACGCGCAGCGCCTGTCGCCGTCGCTGCGCGACGCCCTGGTCGGGCTGCTCCAGCAGCAGATCGAGCGCTGCTACTCGGCGCCGCCCGGCGCGGCCCAGGGCGTGGTCCTGCCGGTGCTCGACATCCGCCTGAACCCCAACGGCTCGCTCAGCACCGAGCCGCGGATCATGCGCGGCGGGGCGAGCGCGGTGGACCAGTCGATCGCGCAGGCCGCGCTCCGGGCGGTCCGCCGCTGCGCGCCGTACAACATCCCGGCCACCTACGCGCCGTACTACAACGACTGGAAGGCCATCAACGCGGAGTTCGAGTTCACGGCGACTTGA
- a CDS encoding ExbD/TolR family protein, which translates to MGMAAGASQGGKRRRRRGRRGGPINEINMTPFIDVVLVLLIIFMVAAPMMTVGVPLDLPQSKAAPLNSDVKPITLSIRQTGQVFLGEDELTDDTIVPKLMETAKTGTEERVFVRGDKRVDYGRVAQVMAIVTGGGFKKVALVTEPEHQ; encoded by the coding sequence ATGGGCATGGCAGCGGGCGCATCGCAGGGCGGCAAGCGCCGCCGGCGCCGGGGCCGCCGCGGCGGACCCATCAACGAGATCAACATGACGCCGTTCATCGACGTCGTGCTCGTGCTCCTGATCATCTTCATGGTCGCGGCGCCGATGATGACCGTGGGCGTGCCCCTCGACCTGCCGCAGTCCAAGGCCGCGCCGCTCAATTCGGACGTGAAGCCGATCACCCTGTCGATCCGCCAGACCGGCCAGGTCTTCCTCGGCGAGGACGAGCTCACCGACGACACGATCGTGCCGAAGCTCATGGAGACCGCCAAGACCGGGACCGAGGAGCGCGTCTTCGTGCGCGGCGACAAGCGGGTCGATTACGGCCGGGTGGCGCAGGTGATGGCGATCGTGACCGGCGGCGGCTTCAAGAAAGTCGCCCTCGTCACCGAGCCTGAGCATCAGTAG
- the tolQ gene encoding protein TolQ, with protein sequence MNPADAMQAAPVADMTLLGLFLQAHFVVKIVMIGLLSASIWCWSIIVDKTLLFRRTKAEMDAFEDAFWSGRSLEELFRSFNDRPATGLAAVFVAAMREWKRSFEGSGRQIQSLSQRIEKQLDVTIHREVERLESRLLFLASIGSAGPYIGLFGTVWGIMTAFTSIAASKNTSLAVVAPGIAEALFATAIGLFAAIPAVLAYNKLQAEVSKAQSRLESFADEFSAILSRQIDERLPLAA encoded by the coding sequence ATGAACCCAGCCGACGCGATGCAGGCCGCGCCTGTCGCCGACATGACGCTGCTCGGCCTGTTCCTTCAGGCCCACTTCGTCGTGAAGATCGTGATGATCGGGCTGCTCAGCGCCTCGATCTGGTGCTGGTCGATCATCGTCGACAAGACGCTGCTGTTCCGCCGGACCAAGGCCGAGATGGACGCGTTCGAGGACGCGTTCTGGTCCGGCCGCTCGCTGGAGGAGCTGTTCCGCTCGTTCAACGACCGGCCGGCCACGGGCCTCGCCGCCGTGTTCGTCGCCGCCATGCGGGAGTGGAAGCGCAGCTTCGAGGGCTCCGGCCGGCAGATCCAGTCGCTGTCGCAGCGCATCGAGAAGCAGCTCGACGTCACCATCCACCGCGAGGTCGAGCGGCTCGAATCGCGCCTGCTGTTCCTCGCCTCGATCGGCTCGGCCGGCCCGTATATCGGCCTGTTTGGCACGGTCTGGGGCATCATGACCGCCTTCACGTCGATCGCCGCCTCGAAGAACACCTCGCTCGCGGTCGTCGCCCCCGGCATCGCCGAGGCGCTGTTCGCCACCGCCATCGGCCTGTTCGCCGCGATCCCGGCAGTGCTCGCCTACAACAAGCTCCAGGCCGAGGTCTCCAAGGCGCAGTCGCGGCTGGAGAGTTTCGCCGACGAGTTCTCCGCCATCCTCTCCCGCCAGATCGACGAGCGGCTGCCGCTCGCCGCCTGA
- the tolB gene encoding Tol-Pal system beta propeller repeat protein TolB yields the protein MLHLPSVGRLPTSFAARLIAVFTLLTAVLAGPAQAQLQLRIGGGNFQPMPIAIADFGGDPSLAGLVSGVVTNDLRRSGYFTPLDHARFPEQPNFDAAPNFEKWRATGVQGLVTGRVVREGGRVKVEFRLWDVTNGQQMTGQQYGTDAANVRRTGHLISDGVYTKITGLGPWFDSRIAFVDETGPKENRRKRLMVMDQDGANVRAITTGEMSIVAPRYSPATQDIAFMAQATGHQPRVQMINLETGSRQALGNVDSMSASPRFSPDGRKIVMSVQQGGNADIVTMDLASKAQRSITNGMAIDTSPTYSPDGSQIAFESDRGGSQQVYVMGADGSNPHRITFGPGSASQPAFSPRGDLIAYTRQRNGGFAICVSKPDGSGERVLTEGFHNEGPTFAPNGQYVLFFRDPGGQGGGKLFMVDITGKVEQPVPTPAYASDPTWSPLLSGR from the coding sequence ATGCTGCACCTGCCCTCCGTCGGGCGACTCCCGACGTCCTTCGCCGCGCGCCTGATCGCGGTCTTCACCCTGCTGACGGCCGTCCTGGCCGGGCCCGCCCAGGCGCAGCTGCAGCTGCGCATCGGCGGCGGCAACTTCCAGCCGATGCCCATCGCCATCGCGGATTTCGGCGGCGATCCGAGCCTCGCCGGCCTCGTCTCCGGCGTGGTCACCAACGACCTGCGCCGCTCCGGCTACTTCACGCCACTCGATCACGCCCGCTTCCCCGAGCAGCCGAACTTCGACGCCGCCCCGAACTTCGAGAAGTGGCGCGCCACCGGCGTCCAGGGCCTCGTCACCGGCCGCGTCGTCCGCGAGGGCGGCCGGGTCAAGGTCGAGTTCCGGCTCTGGGACGTGACCAACGGCCAGCAGATGACCGGCCAGCAATACGGCACCGACGCCGCCAACGTCCGGCGCACCGGCCACCTGATCTCCGACGGGGTCTACACCAAGATCACCGGCCTCGGGCCCTGGTTCGACAGCCGCATCGCCTTCGTGGACGAGACCGGCCCGAAGGAGAACCGCCGCAAGCGCCTGATGGTCATGGACCAGGACGGCGCCAATGTCCGGGCGATCACCACCGGCGAGATGTCGATCGTGGCGCCGCGCTACTCGCCGGCCACCCAGGACATCGCCTTCATGGCCCAGGCCACCGGCCACCAGCCACGGGTGCAGATGATCAACCTGGAGACCGGCTCCCGCCAGGCGCTCGGCAACGTCGATTCGATGAGCGCGAGCCCGCGCTTCTCGCCGGACGGCCGGAAGATCGTGATGAGCGTCCAGCAGGGCGGCAACGCCGACATCGTGACGATGGACCTCGCCTCGAAGGCCCAGCGCTCGATCACCAACGGCATGGCGATCGACACCTCGCCGACCTACTCGCCGGACGGATCGCAGATCGCCTTCGAGTCCGACCGCGGCGGCTCCCAGCAGGTCTACGTGATGGGGGCGGACGGCTCGAACCCGCACCGGATCACCTTCGGTCCCGGCTCGGCCTCGCAGCCGGCCTTCTCGCCCCGCGGCGACCTGATCGCCTACACGCGCCAGCGCAACGGCGGCTTCGCCATCTGCGTCTCGAAGCCCGACGGCTCGGGCGAGCGCGTGCTCACCGAGGGCTTCCACAACGAGGGCCCGACCTTCGCGCCGAACGGCCAGTACGTGCTGTTCTTCCGCGATCCGGGCGGCCAGGGCGGCGGCAAGCTGTTCATGGTCGACATCACCGGCAAGGTGGAGCAGCCGGTCCCGACGCCCGCCTACGCGTCCGACCCGACCTGGTCGCCGCTGCTGTCGGGCCGCTGA
- the ybgC gene encoding tol-pal system-associated acyl-CoA thioesterase — MSAIEPGTDGPSEDGPPPHRLGVRVYYEDTDFSGFVYHASYLRFLERGRTELLRALAGDQSDLHRDARGLVFVVRRMSLDFLRPARMDDLLTVVTRTRALRGASMQLAQEVRRADAVLVAAEVTVACVRDGRAVRLPDALRRRLAPGDAA; from the coding sequence ATGAGCGCGATCGAGCCCGGCACCGACGGACCTTCGGAGGATGGCCCCCCACCGCACCGGCTGGGCGTGCGCGTCTACTACGAGGACACCGACTTCTCGGGCTTCGTCTACCACGCCAGCTACCTGCGCTTCCTCGAGCGCGGCCGCACGGAGCTGCTGCGGGCGCTCGCCGGCGACCAGTCGGACCTGCACCGCGACGCGCGCGGCCTCGTCTTCGTGGTGCGGCGGATGAGTCTCGATTTCCTCCGCCCGGCCAGGATGGACGACCTGCTGACCGTCGTCACCCGCACGCGCGCCCTGCGCGGGGCCTCGATGCAGCTCGCCCAGGAGGTGCGGCGGGCCGACGCGGTGCTGGTCGCCGCGGAGGTCACGGTCGCCTGCGTGCGCGACGGCCGCGCCGTTCGCCTTCCCGACGCGCTGCGGCGGCGGCTCGCACCGGGCGACGCCGCCTAG